In Chitinophaga sp. HK235, a single window of DNA contains:
- a CDS encoding glutamate synthase subunit beta has product MGKPTGFLEFTREQPGKSDPRERISHYNEFVERFPDNKLNQQAARCMNCGVPFCHSGCPLGNVIPEFNHAVYRQDWQEAYDILTSTNNFPEFTGRICPAPCESACVLGINQPPVAIEEIEKHIIEIAFDKGLVQAKIPRMRTGKKVAVVGSGPAGLAAAAQLNYAGHTVTVFERDDKPGGLLRYGIPDFKLEKWTIDRRIKLMEEEGVTFQCNANVGVNVSTNDLLREYNAIVLAGGSTIPRDLGIAGRELKGVHYAMDFLKQQNKRVGNIPVDGQDILATGKNVVVIGGGDTGSDCVGTSNRHGAISITQLELMPKPPGERTDFMPWPTYPMILKTSSSHEEGADRQWAIATKAFVGDENGHLKALRLVDLQWSLGTDGRPAKFTEVPGSERDIPCELALLAMGFIHPQHTGMLEQLDVEQDERGNVKATEKDYLTSIPKVFAAGDMRRGQSLVVWAISEGRECARKVDEFLMGSSQLESKDHSLQAMAL; this is encoded by the coding sequence ATGGGTAAACCTACAGGATTCCTGGAATTTACACGAGAGCAGCCCGGGAAATCTGATCCCCGGGAAAGGATCAGTCACTACAACGAGTTTGTAGAACGTTTTCCTGACAACAAATTGAACCAGCAGGCTGCCCGTTGTATGAACTGCGGCGTGCCTTTCTGCCACAGCGGATGCCCGCTCGGCAACGTAATACCTGAATTTAATCATGCTGTTTACCGTCAGGACTGGCAGGAAGCCTATGATATCCTGACATCTACCAATAACTTCCCGGAATTTACCGGCCGTATCTGTCCGGCTCCCTGCGAAAGCGCTTGTGTGTTGGGTATCAACCAGCCACCGGTGGCCATCGAGGAAATCGAAAAGCATATCATTGAAATTGCCTTCGATAAAGGACTGGTACAGGCTAAAATTCCCCGTATGCGGACCGGCAAAAAAGTAGCCGTTGTTGGCTCCGGACCTGCCGGGCTGGCTGCTGCTGCGCAGCTCAACTATGCCGGTCATACTGTAACCGTGTTTGAAAGAGATGATAAACCCGGAGGACTACTCCGCTACGGTATTCCCGATTTCAAACTGGAAAAGTGGACCATCGACCGCAGGATCAAACTGATGGAAGAAGAAGGCGTGACTTTCCAATGTAATGCCAACGTAGGCGTTAACGTTAGTACCAACGATCTGCTGAGGGAATACAATGCAATCGTGCTCGCCGGCGGCTCCACCATTCCCCGCGATCTTGGTATTGCCGGTCGCGAACTGAAAGGGGTTCACTATGCCATGGATTTCCTCAAACAGCAAAACAAAAGAGTAGGTAATATTCCCGTGGATGGTCAGGATATTCTGGCCACCGGCAAAAATGTGGTAGTGATAGGAGGTGGTGATACCGGTTCCGACTGCGTAGGCACCAGCAACCGTCACGGTGCCATCAGCATTACCCAGCTGGAGCTCATGCCCAAACCTCCGGGTGAGCGTACCGACTTTATGCCATGGCCTACCTACCCGATGATATTAAAAACATCCTCTTCCCATGAAGAAGGTGCCGACCGCCAATGGGCTATCGCCACCAAAGCCTTTGTGGGTGACGAAAACGGCCACCTGAAAGCACTCCGCCTGGTAGACCTGCAATGGTCTCTGGGTACCGATGGCAGACCGGCCAAATTTACTGAAGTGCCTGGCTCTGAAAGAGACATTCCCTGCGAACTGGCCCTGCTGGCCATGGGCTTCATACATCCGCAACATACCGGCATGCTGGAACAGCTGGATGTAGAACAAGACGAAAGAGGCAATGTCAAAGCGACTGAAAAAGATTACCTGACATCCATTCCTAAAGTATTTGCTGCAGGCGATATGCGCCGCGGACAATCACTGGTGGTATGGGCCATCAGCGAAGGTCGCGAGTGTGCGAGAAAAGTAGATGAATTCCTGATGGGAAGCTCCCAGCTGGAAAGCAAAGACCATTCCTTACAGGCAATGGCGCTCTGA
- the gltB gene encoding glutamate synthase large subunit produces MDEVKQTQGLYRPEFEHDACGTGFTAHIKGRKSHHIIRDALTMLENMEHRGACGCEQNTGDGAGILFQVPHEFLYDECLRLGISLPEFGKYGVGMIFFPKEPRWREECREILQRSAEKLGLEILGYRKVPVRPDGIGESALSVEPEIEQVFIACPYHISDPEAFERKLFVLRNYVSKTVRNTIPKEKALFYIASLSYKTIVYKGQLTTYQVRHYYTDLSDEKMVSAFALIHSRFATNTFPSWRLAHPYRYIAHNGEINTLKGNLNWLRSGERDFVSKYFTPEEMDMLLPIVEEGQSDSASLDNVIELLTMTGRSLPHVMMMLIPEAWDGNEDMAPEKKAFYEYHASLMEPWDGPASISFTDGKIIGATLDRNGLRPSRFVVTKDDRVIMASEAGVLPIDPKNVKQKGRLQPGKMFIVDMDQGRIIGDEELKQQICSQQPYGEWLNKYKIRLEELPEPRVTFTHLEHDQIFKYQRAFGYSTEDLEHIISPMAIDGKEPIGSMGTDTPLAALSNQPQHLANYFKQLFAQVTNPPIDPIRERLVMSLATFVGGNGNLLDEDPLHCHSLALRHPILNNYELEKIRSIDTGLFQAKTLHTYFKADGKPGSLEKGLARLCRYAVDAVEDGFEVIILSDRAIDSEHAAIPSLLAASAVHHHLIRKGIRGSVGLIVEAGDVWEVHHFACLLGFGATAVNPYLALSTIRDLKLSNKLDTSCDVDKLKKNYIKAICDGLLKVFSKMGISTLQSYQGAQIFEILGINQQVVDKYFTGAVSRIQGLGLDEIARETLAKHWMGYGRKEKPVQRLTEGGVYQWKRKGEFHLFNPTTIHLLQYSTRMGDYSIFKKYSKAVNDQSEKACTLRSLFSFKRNRASISIEEVEPASIILKRFATGAMSFGSISHEAHSTLAIAMNRIGAKSNTGEGGEDEIRYEQLPNGDSMRSAIKQVASARFGVTSYYLTNADELQIKMAQGAKPGEGGQLPGHKVDDWIAKVRHSTPGVGLISPPPHHDIYSIEDLAQLIYDLKNANRAARISVKLVSKAGVGTIAAGVAKAHADVVLVSGHDGGTGASPESSIKHAGLPWELGLAESHQTLVKNKLRSRVVLQTDGQLKTGRDIAIATLLGAEEWGVATAALVVEGCIMMRKCHLNTCPVGVATQDAELRKRFSGDPQHVVNLFHFLVEELREIMADLGFRTINEMVGQVDCLQMREGITHWKTQKLDLSPILYKEPAAPETGLYKQEEQDHGISEVLDWQLLKAAQPALDKKTRVYQQYTVKNTDRTVGTILSNEVSKRYKSEGLPEDTLHFKFTGSAGQSFGAFTTKGITMELEGEANDYFGKGLSGSKLILYPHGEAGFKAEENIIAGNVCFYGATSGEAYIRGKAGERFCVRNSGATIVAEGVGDHGCEYMTGGKAVILGETGRNFGAGMSGGIAYVYDVNGSFANHCNRDMIDLDPLDQDDVTALHDLITKHHAYTNSTVAKFILKDWENQLRHFVKVFPKEYKAVLKAGVAQGQKINR; encoded by the coding sequence ATGGATGAAGTGAAGCAAACGCAAGGTTTATACCGTCCGGAATTTGAACATGACGCCTGCGGAACAGGTTTTACAGCCCACATCAAAGGGCGTAAATCCCACCATATTATACGTGATGCCCTCACCATGCTGGAAAACATGGAACACCGCGGAGCCTGCGGTTGTGAGCAAAACACAGGAGATGGTGCAGGAATTCTGTTTCAGGTACCTCATGAATTTTTGTATGATGAATGCCTGCGATTAGGTATCAGCTTACCCGAATTTGGTAAGTATGGCGTAGGCATGATCTTTTTCCCGAAAGAACCACGCTGGCGTGAAGAATGCCGGGAAATACTGCAACGCAGTGCTGAAAAGCTGGGCCTGGAGATACTGGGCTACCGCAAAGTACCCGTTCGTCCCGATGGCATCGGTGAATCCGCCCTCTCTGTAGAACCGGAAATCGAACAGGTATTCATTGCCTGTCCTTATCATATCAGCGATCCGGAAGCATTCGAACGTAAGCTGTTCGTACTCCGCAACTACGTCTCCAAAACCGTACGTAATACTATTCCAAAGGAAAAAGCGCTGTTCTACATCGCCTCCCTTTCCTATAAAACAATCGTATATAAAGGTCAGCTGACGACCTATCAGGTACGTCATTATTATACTGACCTGAGCGATGAGAAGATGGTATCCGCCTTCGCCCTCATCCACTCCCGTTTTGCTACCAATACTTTCCCCAGCTGGCGGTTGGCCCACCCTTACCGCTATATAGCTCACAACGGGGAAATCAATACACTCAAAGGAAACCTCAACTGGCTCCGTTCCGGTGAGCGTGACTTTGTATCCAAATATTTCACTCCGGAGGAAATGGACATGCTGCTGCCTATCGTAGAAGAAGGGCAGTCAGACTCCGCCAGCCTCGACAATGTCATAGAGCTGCTGACCATGACCGGCCGCTCCCTGCCTCATGTAATGATGATGCTCATCCCCGAAGCATGGGATGGCAACGAAGACATGGCGCCTGAAAAGAAAGCATTCTACGAATACCACGCCTCCCTCATGGAGCCATGGGACGGGCCTGCCTCCATCTCCTTCACCGATGGTAAAATCATCGGCGCCACCCTGGACCGTAACGGTTTACGCCCCAGCCGCTTTGTAGTGACCAAAGATGATCGCGTGATCATGGCCTCAGAAGCCGGCGTATTACCTATCGATCCTAAAAATGTTAAACAGAAAGGCCGTCTGCAACCCGGTAAAATGTTTATCGTAGACATGGACCAGGGCCGCATTATAGGCGATGAAGAGCTCAAACAACAGATCTGTTCCCAGCAGCCTTACGGCGAATGGCTCAACAAATACAAGATCCGCCTGGAAGAGCTGCCAGAGCCAAGGGTTACCTTCACCCACCTCGAACACGATCAGATATTCAAATACCAGCGCGCTTTTGGCTACAGCACAGAAGACCTGGAGCATATCATCTCACCCATGGCTATCGACGGCAAAGAGCCCATAGGCTCCATGGGCACCGATACCCCGCTGGCTGCACTGAGCAACCAGCCGCAACATCTGGCCAACTATTTCAAACAGCTGTTTGCCCAGGTGACCAACCCACCTATCGATCCCATCCGGGAACGGCTGGTGATGTCGCTGGCAACCTTCGTAGGTGGCAATGGCAACCTGCTCGATGAAGATCCGCTGCACTGCCATAGCCTGGCACTGCGCCATCCTATTCTCAACAACTATGAGCTGGAGAAGATTCGCAGTATTGACACCGGGCTGTTTCAGGCTAAAACACTGCACACCTACTTCAAGGCCGACGGCAAACCCGGCTCCCTTGAAAAAGGCCTGGCACGTCTCTGCCGCTACGCTGTAGATGCAGTGGAAGACGGTTTTGAGGTGATCATCCTCTCAGACCGTGCGATCGACTCTGAACATGCTGCTATTCCTTCTCTGCTGGCTGCTTCCGCTGTACACCACCACCTGATCCGCAAAGGTATCCGTGGCTCGGTAGGTCTTATTGTGGAAGCCGGTGATGTATGGGAAGTACACCACTTTGCCTGCCTGCTCGGTTTCGGCGCTACCGCTGTAAATCCTTATCTGGCCCTCAGCACCATCCGCGACCTGAAGCTGTCCAACAAACTGGACACCTCCTGCGATGTGGACAAACTGAAGAAAAACTATATCAAAGCTATCTGCGACGGCCTCCTGAAAGTATTTTCCAAAATGGGCATCTCCACCCTGCAATCTTATCAGGGTGCACAGATCTTCGAAATACTGGGCATCAACCAGCAGGTGGTAGACAAATACTTCACCGGCGCCGTTTCCCGCATACAAGGCCTCGGCCTCGATGAAATTGCCCGTGAAACGCTGGCCAAACACTGGATGGGCTATGGCCGCAAGGAAAAACCAGTACAACGGCTTACCGAAGGCGGCGTATACCAGTGGAAACGCAAAGGGGAATTCCACCTCTTTAATCCTACTACCATACACCTGCTGCAGTATTCTACCCGTATGGGCGACTACAGCATCTTTAAAAAATATTCCAAGGCCGTCAACGACCAGAGCGAGAAAGCCTGCACACTCCGCAGCCTGTTTTCGTTCAAGCGTAACCGTGCCTCCATCTCCATCGAGGAGGTAGAACCAGCCAGCATCATCCTGAAACGTTTCGCTACAGGGGCTATGAGCTTCGGTTCCATCTCACACGAAGCCCACTCCACCCTGGCCATTGCCATGAACCGTATTGGTGCCAAAAGCAATACCGGTGAAGGGGGAGAAGATGAAATACGCTACGAGCAGCTGCCCAACGGCGACTCTATGCGTTCTGCTATCAAACAGGTAGCCAGCGCTCGTTTTGGCGTAACCAGTTACTACCTGACCAATGCCGACGAACTGCAGATCAAAATGGCTCAGGGTGCAAAACCCGGTGAAGGCGGACAGCTGCCCGGCCATAAAGTGGATGATTGGATTGCGAAAGTAAGACACTCCACTCCCGGTGTAGGTCTTATCTCGCCACCACCGCACCACGATATCTATTCTATCGAGGATCTGGCACAGCTCATCTATGACCTGAAAAATGCCAACCGTGCCGCCCGTATCAGTGTAAAACTGGTATCCAAAGCCGGTGTAGGCACCATCGCTGCCGGCGTGGCCAAAGCACATGCCGACGTAGTACTGGTATCCGGTCATGATGGTGGTACCGGCGCCTCTCCGGAAAGCTCCATCAAACATGCCGGCCTCCCATGGGAACTGGGCCTCGCAGAATCTCACCAGACGCTGGTGAAAAACAAACTGCGGAGCAGGGTAGTACTGCAAACAGACGGACAGCTGAAAACAGGTCGCGATATCGCTATCGCCACGCTGCTTGGAGCTGAAGAATGGGGCGTAGCCACCGCTGCCCTTGTAGTGGAAGGCTGTATCATGATGCGTAAATGCCATCTCAATACCTGCCCTGTGGGTGTAGCCACACAGGACGCAGAGCTGCGTAAACGCTTCTCCGGCGATCCTCAGCACGTGGTAAACCTCTTCCACTTCCTGGTGGAAGAACTGCGCGAAATCATGGCCGATCTGGGCTTCCGTACCATCAACGAAATGGTTGGCCAGGTAGACTGCCTGCAGATGCGCGAAGGCATTACCCACTGGAAAACACAGAAACTGGACCTCTCACCGATACTCTACAAAGAACCAGCCGCCCCTGAAACAGGCCTGTACAAACAGGAAGAACAGGATCACGGTATCAGCGAAGTGCTGGACTGGCAACTGCTCAAAGCAGCCCAGCCCGCCCTGGACAAAAAAACAAGGGTATATCAGCAGTATACCGTTAAAAATACAGATCGCACAGTAGGAACCATTCTTTCCAACGAAGTGTCTAAACGCTACAAAAGCGAAGGCCTGCCGGAAGATACCCTGCACTTCAAATTCACAGGCTCCGCCGGACAAAGCTTCGGCGCCTTCACCACCAAGGGCATCACCATGGAACTGGAAGGAGAAGCCAACGACTATTTCGGTAAGGGGCTGTCTGGCTCCAAACTGATCCTCTATCCTCACGGAGAAGCTGGTTTCAAAGCCGAAGAAAATATCATCGCGGGCAACGTATGTTTCTATGGCGCCACCTCCGGTGAAGCCTATATCCGCGGTAAAGCCGGCGAACGTTTCTGCGTACGCAACTCCGGTGCTACCATCGTGGCAGAAGGAGTAGGCGACCACGGTTGCGAATATATGACCGGTGGTAAAGCAGTGATCCTCGGTGAAACAGGCCGCAACTTCGGCGCAGGCATGAGCGGCGGTATCGCTTATGTGTACGATGTTAATGGCTCCTTCGCCAACCACTGCAACCGCGACATGATTGATCTTGATCCGCTGGACCAGGATGATGTGACCGCCCTGCACGACCTGATTACTAAACATCACGCCTACACGAACAGTACCGTGGCTAAATTCATATTAAAAGACTGGGAAAACCAGTTGCGCCACTTCGTGAAAGTATTCCCGAAAGAATACAAGGCCGTACTGAAAGCTGGTGTGGCTCAGGGACAGAAGATAAACCGTTAA
- a CDS encoding glycoside hydrolase family 10 protein produces the protein MLKQLLAGVALCVGLAQQASAQLPPKRELRGVWIATVENIDWPSRRGLPTEQQKQEFIDLLNQMQRNGMNAVVAQIRPVTDAFYASPYEPWSEYLTGTQGQAPNPYYDPLQFMIEETHKRGMEFHAWFNPYRAVFNVSRNNVAPNHITRLKPQWFLTYDNKKYFDPGIPEVRTYVTMIVRDVVKRYDIDAVHFDDYFYPYRVPGKEFPDYVSYRLYGNGVMKDDWRRANVDAIIEMLSTAIKAEKPWVKFGISPFGVWRDRSKDPEGSYTRGGMTNYDDLYADILKWLKKGWIDYAAPQLYWERGHRLADYEVLLNWWSQHGYGRNIFIGHGVYRIGSSAAWKNPDELPRQIEEVRTLNTVQGSIFYSAKSFRGNPLGIEDSLRNHFYKYPALRPLMPWLPNTTPYPPYFIDAFEKQGGLEIHWSDDDTSGRTKQYVLYRFEQNESINVSDPTKILAILPQSSDPEYKDLTYVKGKLYTYVVTALDRLQNESPLSEPLRMQIQNGKTTFVFEP, from the coding sequence ATGTTGAAGCAATTATTAGCCGGCGTAGCCTTGTGTGTGGGTTTAGCGCAACAGGCATCGGCACAGTTACCCCCCAAAAGGGAATTGAGAGGGGTGTGGATCGCCACAGTGGAAAATATTGACTGGCCTTCCAGACGGGGCCTGCCCACAGAACAGCAGAAACAGGAATTCATCGATTTGCTTAATCAGATGCAGCGTAACGGCATGAATGCCGTGGTAGCACAGATACGTCCGGTTACAGATGCATTCTATGCATCTCCATACGAGCCCTGGTCTGAATACCTCACCGGCACTCAGGGACAGGCACCCAACCCGTATTATGATCCGCTTCAGTTTATGATTGAAGAAACACATAAGCGCGGTATGGAGTTCCATGCGTGGTTCAACCCCTACAGGGCCGTGTTTAATGTAAGCCGCAACAATGTGGCACCCAATCACATCACCCGTCTGAAGCCACAGTGGTTTCTCACCTACGATAACAAAAAATACTTCGATCCGGGTATCCCGGAGGTAAGGACCTATGTTACCATGATCGTGCGGGATGTAGTTAAACGCTATGATATCGACGCCGTTCACTTTGATGACTACTTTTATCCATACCGGGTGCCGGGCAAGGAATTTCCCGATTATGTTTCCTACCGCCTCTATGGCAATGGTGTGATGAAAGACGACTGGCGCAGAGCCAACGTAGATGCCATCATTGAAATGCTGAGTACAGCCATCAAGGCTGAAAAGCCCTGGGTAAAATTCGGGATCAGCCCCTTCGGCGTATGGCGCGATCGTAGCAAAGACCCTGAAGGCTCTTACACACGCGGAGGCATGACCAATTATGATGATCTTTATGCAGATATATTAAAATGGCTGAAAAAAGGCTGGATAGACTATGCAGCCCCTCAATTGTACTGGGAACGGGGTCATCGCCTTGCCGATTATGAAGTGCTGCTCAACTGGTGGAGCCAGCATGGATACGGCCGGAATATATTTATCGGACACGGTGTATACCGGATAGGCAGCAGCGCCGCCTGGAAAAATCCGGATGAACTGCCCAGGCAGATCGAAGAAGTCCGTACCCTCAACACCGTTCAGGGCAGCATCTTCTACAGTGCCAAGTCTTTCAGAGGCAATCCCCTCGGTATCGAAGACTCCCTGCGCAACCATTTCTACAAATATCCGGCGCTGCGTCCGCTGATGCCCTGGCTGCCCAACACCACACCGTATCCTCCTTATTTTATAGATGCCTTTGAAAAGCAGGGAGGCCTGGAAATACACTGGTCAGATGATGATACCAGCGGCCGCACCAAACAATACGTGCTGTATCGTTTTGAGCAAAACGAATCTATTAACGTCAGCGACCCAACGAAGATACTCGCTATCCTTCCACAGTCCTCTGATCCGGAATACAAAGACCTGACGTACGTAAAGGGTAAACTCTACACCTATGTGGTAACAGCACTCGACAGGCTTCAGAACGAAAGCCCGCTCAGCGAACCACTCAGGATGCAGATCCAGAACGGAAAGACGACATTTGTCTTTGAACCATAA
- a CDS encoding mechanosensitive ion channel family protein: protein MRFFLSILLTLLTILQHVHAQDSSKTQYDSANNDRLIATTRLLRQSDSLLKADAAAKASLEEQIQLLKNDNDQRKKALQQQLANLEQADSLKKASQRERISQLKAITPGIPVAPFNDTLFRVYNKLGPLKPSDRAANTAHKLQLLENDPLFEADSIKVLLNEENADVVYNDLILLTVTDDDALWLDQDKNQVAGEYTAIIRQAITRQKEQNSLQHILVRIAWLTLILLIFGIIVFCINRLFRYLRRRLVKEKDRYFKGVKVKDYALLNQQKQLSIMYNVLRVARIVLILLVFYITLPFVFSIFPWTKGIADKLVNWTLSPIKAMLAGIFHYLPKLLTIVVVYLVTRFLVKLVNYLAAEIANGNLKINGFYTDWAWPTASGIKFLLYAFMFVVIFPYLPGSDSKIFQGVSVFLGILFSLGSSSAISNVVAGFVITYMRPFKIGDRIRIGEITGDVIEKTLLVTRLRTIKNEEITVPNASILNGHTVNFTSSSKDLGLILHTTVTIGYDTPWKQVHELLIKAALATEGILQDRPPFVLQTALNDFSVAYEINAYTDQSHQMAHIYSLLNQQIQDHFNEAGVEIMSPQYHAHRNGNTTIPASYMPGNDEASAFKVKMENKP from the coding sequence ATGAGATTCTTTTTGTCGATTTTATTAACACTCCTTACCATCCTGCAGCATGTCCATGCACAGGACAGCAGTAAAACACAGTACGATTCTGCCAACAACGACCGGTTAATTGCCACCACACGGCTACTACGGCAAAGCGACTCCCTGTTGAAAGCCGATGCTGCCGCAAAAGCCAGTCTCGAAGAACAGATACAGTTATTAAAGAATGATAATGACCAACGAAAAAAAGCGCTACAGCAACAGCTGGCCAACCTCGAACAGGCCGACTCGTTGAAAAAAGCCAGCCAACGGGAACGTATCAGCCAATTAAAAGCCATCACTCCCGGCATACCGGTAGCCCCATTCAACGATACGCTCTTCCGGGTATATAATAAACTCGGTCCGCTTAAACCCAGCGACCGTGCCGCCAATACAGCCCATAAACTACAGCTACTGGAAAACGATCCCCTCTTCGAGGCAGACTCCATCAAAGTACTCCTCAATGAAGAAAATGCGGACGTAGTATATAATGACCTTATTCTCCTCACTGTGACCGACGACGATGCCCTGTGGCTTGATCAGGATAAAAACCAGGTAGCCGGCGAATACACTGCTATCATACGTCAGGCCATCACCCGGCAAAAAGAACAAAACAGCCTGCAGCACATACTGGTGCGCATTGCATGGCTCACACTGATCCTGCTTATCTTCGGCATCATCGTTTTCTGTATCAACCGCCTGTTCAGATACCTCCGGAGACGCCTGGTAAAAGAGAAAGACCGCTATTTTAAAGGCGTAAAGGTGAAGGACTATGCATTGCTCAACCAGCAGAAACAACTCAGCATCATGTACAATGTGCTCCGGGTAGCACGTATCGTACTGATACTGCTGGTATTTTACATCACCCTGCCTTTTGTCTTCAGCATTTTCCCCTGGACAAAAGGTATCGCTGATAAGCTGGTTAACTGGACGTTATCGCCCATCAAAGCCATGCTGGCCGGCATCTTCCATTATCTCCCCAAACTACTCACCATTGTGGTGGTTTACCTGGTGACCCGTTTCCTGGTGAAGCTGGTCAATTACCTGGCTGCGGAAATCGCCAACGGCAACCTGAAGATCAATGGCTTTTATACAGACTGGGCCTGGCCTACCGCCAGCGGTATTAAGTTCCTGCTGTATGCCTTTATGTTTGTAGTGATCTTTCCATACCTGCCTGGCTCTGACTCCAAAATATTCCAGGGCGTGTCTGTATTTCTGGGTATCTTGTTCTCTCTGGGATCATCATCTGCCATATCCAATGTGGTGGCCGGTTTCGTAATCACCTATATGCGCCCGTTCAAAATTGGTGACCGTATCCGGATAGGAGAGATCACCGGCGATGTGATCGAAAAAACATTGCTGGTGACCAGGCTGCGTACCATCAAAAATGAAGAAATCACCGTACCCAACGCGAGCATATTAAACGGCCACACAGTCAACTTCACCTCTTCCAGTAAGGATCTTGGGCTGATCCTGCATACTACCGTTACCATCGGTTATGATACCCCATGGAAACAGGTACATGAACTGCTGATCAAGGCTGCCCTCGCCACCGAAGGTATTTTACAAGACCGTCCACCTTTCGTACTGCAAACTGCACTCAACGACTTTTCCGTGGCCTACGAAATAAATGCCTACACCGATCAGTCCCATCAGATGGCTCATATATACTCCCTGTTGAACCAACAGATACAGGACCATTTTAATGAGGCTGGTGTGGAAATCATGTCACCGCAATACCATGCCCACCGCAATGGTAATACCACCATTCCCGCTTCCTATATGCCCGGAAATGATGAAGCTTCTGCATTTAAAGTGAAGATGGAAAACAAGCCCTGA
- a CDS encoding methylglyoxal synthase, with translation MQITKTLKARKRIALIAHDHKKAELIEWATYNKTVLSRHELYATGTTGKLIEEALDVSVRKLLSGPLGGDQQIGALVAEGALDVIIFFWDPMEALPHDPDIKALLRLGVVWNIPVACNRASADFLLTSPLMHQDYEVILPDYSQYMQRKI, from the coding sequence ATGCAGATAACAAAGACGCTGAAAGCACGCAAAAGGATAGCACTGATCGCACACGACCACAAAAAGGCCGAACTGATTGAGTGGGCTACCTACAACAAAACAGTATTAAGCCGCCATGAACTATATGCTACCGGCACCACCGGCAAGCTGATAGAGGAAGCACTGGATGTTTCTGTCAGGAAACTGCTGAGTGGCCCTCTCGGCGGCGATCAGCAGATAGGCGCGCTGGTAGCGGAAGGAGCACTCGATGTGATTATCTTCTTCTGGGACCCCATGGAAGCACTGCCACACGATCCGGATATCAAAGCGCTGCTGCGCCTGGGCGTAGTATGGAATATCCCCGTGGCCTGCAACCGCGCATCTGCCGACTTCCTCCTCACATCTCCGTTGATGCATCAGGACTATGAAGTAATCCTTCCGGATTATTCTCAGTACATGCAGCGGAAAATCTAA
- a CDS encoding ferritin has protein sequence MLLKELSSKIEAALNQQVEMEAASSQYYLAMASWAEVQGYNGVAQFLYRHSDEERVHMLKLLKFINERGGHGIVPALKQPGLKFKDLHNIFDQVYTHELKVSKEINHLVDLSLNEKDYATHNFMQWYVTEQIEEERMARHILDKLKIIGEDKGGLYSFDRDLTTFNTVDGR, from the coding sequence ATGTTATTGAAAGAACTCTCCTCAAAAATTGAAGCTGCCCTGAACCAGCAAGTAGAAATGGAAGCCGCCTCCTCACAGTATTACCTCGCTATGGCCTCCTGGGCCGAAGTACAAGGTTATAACGGCGTTGCACAGTTTCTTTACCGGCATTCTGATGAAGAAAGAGTGCATATGCTGAAACTGTTGAAATTCATCAATGAAAGAGGCGGACACGGCATTGTCCCCGCATTAAAACAGCCCGGCCTGAAATTCAAGGACTTACACAATATTTTTGATCAGGTATATACCCACGAGCTGAAAGTTTCCAAGGAAATCAACCACCTGGTAGACCTCTCCCTGAACGAAAAAGACTACGCGACCCACAATTTTATGCAGTGGTATGTAACCGAACAGATCGAAGAAGAACGTATGGCCCGTCATATCCTCGACAAACTGAAGATCATCGGTGAAGACAAAGGCGGCCTCTATAGCTTTGATCGGGACCTGACCACTTTTAATACAGTCGACGGACGATAA
- a CDS encoding NifU family protein: MIKTGNPIISIYTEMTPNPETMKFVANKLLYPGKSIDFPDEASAKPSPLAMELFSFPFIRGVFIMANFITLTKTSETDWNDIIPTVKAFLKEYLEDNRPVINEDEVVVTKSTASNAVSADDSDVVKRIKELLENYVKPAVEMDGGAIQFKGYDAGTVTLMLQGSCSGCPSSMITLKSGIEGMMKRMIPEVKEVVAEAE; encoded by the coding sequence ATGATTAAAACAGGAAATCCGATCATCAGCATATATACGGAAATGACACCCAATCCGGAAACAATGAAGTTTGTGGCTAACAAACTGTTGTATCCGGGCAAAAGCATTGATTTTCCGGATGAAGCCAGCGCAAAACCATCACCCCTGGCGATGGAATTGTTCAGCTTCCCTTTCATCAGGGGAGTATTCATCATGGCCAACTTCATTACGCTTACCAAAACCAGTGAAACAGACTGGAACGATATAATCCCTACGGTAAAAGCCTTCCTGAAGGAGTACCTGGAGGATAACCGCCCTGTTATCAACGAAGACGAAGTGGTAGTGACCAAATCCACCGCCAGCAACGCCGTAAGTGCTGATGACAGCGACGTAGTAAAAAGAATTAAGGAACTGCTGGAAAACTATGTGAAACCTGCGGTAGAAATGGATGGCGGCGCCATTCAGTTCAAAGGCTATGATGCCGGCACGGTTACACTGATGTTGCAGGGTTCCTGCTCAGGCTGCCCGTCTTCCATGATTACGCTGAAATCCGGTATTGAAGGGATGATGAAACGTATGATCCCTGAAGTGAAGGAAGTAGTGGCAGAAGCAGAATAA